In Nitrospira sp., one genomic interval encodes:
- the cydB gene encoding cytochrome d ubiquinol oxidase subunit II, producing the protein METLWYALVVFVFTAYVVLDGYDFGVGILSPLLAKNERDRRLLRETIGPFWTGNEVWVIAGSALLFLAFPKAFAAGFSGFYLALMILLWLLMGRGLAFELREHVNHELWRRFWDAIFFLANLLLAFVVGLVVGNLLRGVPLNANGDFFLALWTDLTPGPLPGLLDWFTLLTGLAMAALLMLQGASFLVMKTRGELQARAEKIARAVTGLLALLLPALVVALPSVQPSFGAHYEAAPIGYVWPLAVVVALVVRHLSPVRRRPVVGFAASSLVVAALLIAAAWGTFPNLLLATTDRANSLTILNAATERSGLEAGLWWVPPGLALVMLYQLAIHRFFGGPVTEPAPSSTHH; encoded by the coding sequence GTGGAAACGCTCTGGTATGCGCTGGTCGTGTTCGTGTTCACCGCCTACGTGGTGCTGGACGGGTACGACTTTGGCGTGGGAATCCTCTCGCCCCTGCTGGCGAAAAACGAACGAGACCGACGTCTGCTGCGGGAGACCATCGGCCCTTTTTGGACCGGCAATGAAGTCTGGGTGATCGCGGGGAGCGCGCTGCTGTTTCTCGCCTTTCCCAAGGCCTTTGCGGCGGGGTTCAGCGGGTTCTACCTGGCACTGATGATTCTGTTGTGGCTGCTGATGGGCCGAGGGTTGGCCTTCGAGTTGCGGGAGCATGTCAATCACGAACTCTGGCGCCGGTTTTGGGATGCGATCTTTTTCCTGGCCAATCTGCTGCTGGCCTTCGTGGTGGGCTTGGTGGTCGGCAACCTGCTGCGCGGCGTGCCGCTGAACGCGAATGGCGATTTCTTCCTGGCGCTCTGGACGGACCTTACCCCCGGTCCGTTGCCCGGCCTACTCGATTGGTTCACGTTGCTGACCGGCTTGGCCATGGCGGCCCTTCTGATGCTGCAGGGGGCGAGTTTTCTAGTGATGAAGACGCGGGGAGAGCTGCAGGCGAGGGCCGAGAAGATCGCAAGGGCCGTCACGGGGCTGCTTGCCTTGCTGCTTCCTGCCCTGGTTGTGGCCCTGCCGTCCGTGCAGCCCTCGTTCGGCGCGCATTATGAGGCCGCTCCCATCGGGTACGTCTGGCCCTTGGCGGTCGTGGTTGCGCTGGTCGTGCGACACCTCAGTCCTGTGCGTCGACGGCCGGTCGTCGGCTTTGCCGCGTCAAGCCTGGTGGTGGCCGCCTTGCTCATCGCGGCGGCCTGGGGCACCTTTCCCAATCTGCTCCTCGCCACGACCGACCGGGCCAACAGCCTCACGATCTTGAATGCGGCAACCGAGCGGAGCGGGCTGGAAGCAGGCCTCTGGTGGGTACCCCCTGGCTTAGCCCTGGTGATGTTGTATCAACTTGCGATCCATCGCTTCTTCGGCGGACCAGTGACGGAACCGGCCCCATCGTCGACGCACCACTAG